In the Paralichthys olivaceus isolate ysfri-2021 chromosome 17, ASM2471397v2, whole genome shotgun sequence genome, one interval contains:
- the rnf152 gene encoding E3 ubiquitin-protein ligase rnf152, translating to METLSQDSILECQICFNYYSPRRRPKLLDCRHTCCSVCLTQMRSTQKEIRCPWCRGVTKLPPGLSVSQLPDDPDIITVIAIPHASEHTPVFIRLPSNGCYMLPLPLAKERALGLPGELGCRFLPGGQQKGVTVVTMPEQQPLGLAMGLEAVGLEGGDVERRVTGPVGGAGKGSTWSGVCTVILVACVLLFLLGIVLHNMSCISKRFTVISCG from the coding sequence ATGGAGACACTTTCCCAGGATTCCATCCTGGAGTGCCAGATCTGCTTTAACTACTACAGCCCCCGGCGGCGGCCCAAACTCCTGGATTGCCGACACACGTGCTGCTCGGTGTGTTTGACCCAGATGCGCAGCACCCAGAAGGAGATCCGTTGTCCTTGGTGTCGCGGCGTCACCAAGCTGCCACCGGGGCTGTCCGTCTCCCAGCTCCCAGACGACCCGGACATCATCACGGTCATAGCCATCCCTCATGCCTCGGAGCACACGCCCGTCTTCATCCGCCTCCCCAGCAACGGCTGTTACATGCTGCCCCTGCCTCTCGCCAAGGAGCGGGCGCTCGGCCTGCCGGGGGAGCTGGGCTGTCGCTTCCTGCCCGGCGGCCAACAGAAGGGGGTCACGGTGGTGACCATGCCGGAGCAGCAGCCTTTGGGCCTGGCTATGGGTCTCGAGGCTGTGGGGCTGGAGGGCGGCGACGTGGAGAGGAGAGTCACCGGCCCGGTGGGAGGAGCGGGGAAGGGCTCCACGTGGTCCGGCGTGTGCACGGTAATCCTGGTGGCCTGCgtgctgctcttcctcctggGCATCGTGCTGCACAACATGTCCTGCATCTCCAAACGTTTCACGGTCATCTCCTGCGGCTGA